TGATTCAGACAAAACAATGCAATGAACTTGATTGTGTCAGCaattttttggcataataggtgagTAAAAGCAATTAGCAAAATGCTAGCATTATAGATGTAATTTTGTGAAGTATCTAGAcattatgaaaaataaaatGTGCACAAAAGACTGAAATAATGGCACAACTTGTACATATTCATGGTATTGTCATCCTAGTGTGAGTATCGTTTGGAAAATGAATTTATTGAATTTTGtcattttgttttgtaatttatgTAGTAATTTATTTGTCTGACTGTTTAGAGGTCATAAACAATAAACCAATCAATCATCAGCATCTTGTCTGGTCACATGGCGTGCACAGATAAGCACCCATTACACCCGTGCTTCTTACACCTCTGCATTACATAACGCAAGCAAACTTACGCACTTGTTTACAATATGTGCTACTGTAACTTTCATTTCTAGCATAGCAAAACGTTGACCAATACAATTCCTATATGATTAAAAACAATCAAATAATGATTTTTTACAGGATAAATGGAACCGAAGGTCAGAGACTGGGTGTGCTTTTTCTCTGCCCATCCAATAtgcaatacatatatatatatatatgcacactgACCCACATATATACATTCTCCAATATATGCAAAATATACCTTGCTCCTGCAGAAAACAGAAGGTAAGCAAATGGGTCCATTTTCTTACTGTTTTCAACATTAAATCTCAATGGATCAAATTTCTGATGCAGAAGTGAAGCACAAGAcattacacatgtatacacaacAACACTATAGGCTAACCTCTGGATCTTGCCAAACTAATGGATCATGGTGTAAAGCACGGATATCAATAATTACCCTTGTTCCTAAAGTATGTAAGAATTATGAATCTACAAACCACCATATAACCACAGATATAGAAATCAAATATGTCTTTGGTatacagatttttaaaaatgattTCATTGTTGATTACTAAATCTTAAGCTGTTTGAGTTACAGTATGTGGTACCATTATAAGAGATTGAGTGTGTTTAGCatttaaaattgttgaaaagatCGGTGCTAAAGTTCTTTTGTATAGATATTTTAATAGATTTCTGGTCAATGAAGTGCTTATGAAATATTGGTTATACTTGTAATTGTGTTGTTGTCAGGTTCCTTTTTCATTACACAATCACAAATGTACAAAAATACCACACACTTAATATGTAGATACCATTTGGAAACCTCTGTCCATTCATCACAAACTCTTCTGCCAACAGTTTATCGAATAGTGGAACAACTGGATACAGCCTCAATGACTCCTTAATGCACATGGTGGTGTAGGAGAGTTTGGACACATCTTCCCTGATAGTACATACACAGAAACTAATAATTGCATGACAAAGATGGGTAGTAAAAATCTTACCATGTAATGTTGTCGGAGTCCCTACCAGCCAATACTTCTCTGACCTCTTTCCTACACACTTCCTGGTGCTCCTTGTTCATTGCCAGACAATACAGTACCCAACCTAGTCCTgcagtttatatatatatatagaaacacgtgtgtgtgtgtgtgcatgtgtgtgcgtgtgtgtgtgcgtgcgtgtgtgtgtgtgtgtgtgtgtgtgtgtgtgcatgtgtgtgtgtgcgtgcgtgtgtgtgtgtgtgtgtgtgtgtgtgtgtgtgtgtgtgtgtgtgtgtgtgtgtgtgtgtgtgtgtgtgtgtgtgtgtgtgtgtgtgtaccttccacacattttacataccagcaaacagaATGAGTAACACTTTACTCCTTATAGACCTTTTTCAGGTGAGCTGCTACCATAGCACCATtcgccatcttggagtacaacccgttCTGCAACTCTGGTAGCGTTGCTTTCTATAAGCATAAAACAATACCCAGGAAGTAAAGCTTCTTCTTCTGCATTCCACAGCAAAGGTTGACCAAGTTAAACGTACGCTCTCCCCTACACTATCACAGTTTCAAAATGGGTTGTACTCAAAaatggcggatgttgctatggcagcagcttacTTGAAAAGGATTTATACCAATTACTTGCTCTTAATAGCTATCAAagtgcagccagatactgtatagctatgtatggaaaatttcaggaagTTAAATACCATGATAAAAAAAGTttttatgaagcttcaaagttcaaataTGGGTCATATTTTTTTGTATgagaaaggtaccttttcgcaaatttggtcacatatatcaatCAATCTAATTATAGTAATTGATTTGTCAGTGCCTCAGCATGAACATCTTCATTATACCTACTGCTGTAGTGTCATGACCAGCAAACATAAATGTATCTACTTCTTCTCTTATCTCTGTATCTGTTAACCCCTCACCATTTTCATCCTTTAAAAATCAAAGAGTATACTCTTGTATGTTGTTTTCAAATCTCATTACATTTGATGCCAATATCTCTATTTAGGCTGTGCAGTAATACTACACAGTAAAATAATCAAAATTCATTTCTTATATATAGTACCATCATGTATGCTTGTGGAAAAGGCCCCGAACTAGGTTGTGACCATGCAATAAAGATCATAACACTTGAATACCTTTTAAGTAAATTAATGTTGGAGCAAAGCCATTATAAAAACAAGAGAGAGCCATCAGCATGCTGACAATTGTTGCCTCTCATCGGAGTACTTATTAGCACACTTTTCATCTACAGGAAAGTATTGTAGAATCgagttgttaagcgcatgcacttataatttttgaagaaaacttttgtaaaacATCATACTATCTGTTTGGTGCATacacctaataaataattaggGTGTGTTAACATGGAATAGCTACATTGTAATAGAAGAGCTACTGTAGTAGTTCATGCCAGTCACCATGGCAGTGAATAAGGATATTTTACTctatttctgggtgaaatccttcataATGGACAAGAATATTGCAATCCAGgaggctgatttgctgtatacacagtgaagGAAGACCTCAAGGAGACGATGTAAGTGCTCGAGGAGAAATTCATTTTCCAGTAATTCCAGCATTTCTTCCCATGTGTAGCTTTGTCGAGTCTTGAGCCTTGCATTTGAccatgtgcgcttatcagcCATGGTAAATCTGTATGTGCTTAACAGAATATGCACTTGATAgacacatgcacttaacaacccgaTTCTATGGCACAATCAGTAGTCTAACTCCCTAACCTTGGGAAATTCACACAATGAACAGCATTCACTACTTTCAACTTGCTGCTACTTGTAGCAAATGCTATAATGATAGCAGAGAGTCACTAGCATGCCACTAAATGCTGTCTCTCTCATTCATATGGTAGTGTTGATGTGCTACTCTTTTATGAACAATTAGCAGCTCTTTGCATCAGCATGTTCCTAAGTGCTGTCTCTCTTAAATgggagaataattatggaaagCTAGCTTCTTGTCTATAGGCAATTAAGGAGCATCAGCATGCTGCTATATGTCCAATGAGTACTAACATGCTGCATGCACATTTTTATGAGCAACTCACTTTAGAGGATTCACCAGTATGCTGTCACAGTTGCATTAAGTGTTAGAGTATGACTTTGAAGCAGTGTGTCAAGCACTCAAGCTGCATATGTGACCACAGGTTACACACTGACAAATCATGcatcaggaaaaatcaaactaacaccatcaGTGAATGGGTAGCTACACTACCATATTATTGGTTTTTCGGCCTCAGTTAGTATTATGAAGAACTGGACTGGATAGAATCTCCATAGTTGAACTGGCCTCAAGTTCATTTTCTTTCTTTACCCAAGTATTTTTTGATACAAAATTAGAGCCATTTAGCCTCAAATAGAATGGATGCTTAACCCTTATGACAGCAGAGAATGTGTAGCTAGATTACCAAACTACAATCACAATAACCAACTTTCAGGAGGCTAAAAACCATGTGCCAGCAGCCAGatagtacacatgtacatgtctaGAAGAAGTGGTCAATATTAATATTGAATGTCATTGCATGAAGCATGCTTAGCTATGTATCTGTGGCATTGGTGGTACATTGGTTTTGCTTAGCCATAATATACAATACCTTTGCAGACAGTAGAATGTCAAAGAAATCCTTGAACTTGCTTGTTGATTGCAACCCTTGTGAAGTCTATCATAGGATACAAAAACTAGTAATGTTAAAAAGGAATCAATTAACACAATGAACAATAATGAAACGAGgttaggtccctagtgggatagcaataatgaataatggattcataattatagctatacgtatatatgaaataaattatatagttataACATGCTAAGAGGAATATgactgaaatatacacacaatCCCTcaagcatgcatgcagcacTCAAGGGAGAGTGTGCATATTTCAGTCATCAAACAGTACATGTTAGTGATTGAAATTGGTAGAATCATTGATGGATTAGAAGTCTGAAAGTCTTTAGTATTGCCACACCCAGCATTACTGAGTTATtcatgaaggagacaagagttcatcaacAGTACTCTCAGCAACTCGGGTAAACTATTGTAAGTGCTTTCTTTAGCGACATGCTTACCTTGCAGAATGACACTAAGCATAGCCACAAACTGTGGTGTATCATTAGTTTGTTTATTAttaatgctatcccactagggacctatgagaaggctaaagcctgtgaatacagggtgGAATATGAATTCATAAATTATTTTATACAGTTGATCTTCCAAAGCCATGATTAATTAAGTAGTCAAGAGTCAGTAAGTTAGCTAGTAACAAATTTGTGCTTTCAAAGTTCAGTGCAAAATCATGAAGTCTTTTATGCAGTAGATTACTCATGGGGAATCAGCTTTGTAACAGCACCAAGTGAGAGacatttgtgaccgaattttggaaaatcacccatatgggcacatttgacacctaaaatattaatGTTTAATGAtgaaatcacaaactttattgTGCAGATCTAATAGAAGCAGAGTCCCACCAACCAAAGCATGGAAGAAAATAGCTGGTAAATATGTTCCAAGCCTGCAGGAGCTGTCTCTATTACAGAATGTTAGAACCCTGAAACAGTCATTATTTTGTTCTCCCAGAGTCCCAGTTTCACTGAATCATTTGAAATATTTTGCCCCCTAATATTGTTGGATTGCCACTGAACTGTCTAAGATATTTTCTTGGTTGTCGACTTGCTCTCTTGTTGCATGCTGACTTACTTGAAATCCAGACAAGTGGTTGCACCCAGGTTACAATTCTCAGCAAAATGAATAGATATGTAGCTTTGCATTAGTTAAATTTATTGAAATGAATTATATTTTGTAACTGAAAGATTGATGTAAAGGGTTTGTCAATATCTGATGTGCTAACACTGAGTTGTGAAGTTAATTGGTTGATACAGATTGTATAGCTACATGGCCAACATTGGTGACTCCAGGTGATTTTGAAATTCTAAATTTTTACATGCGTCAAATTAGCTATACTACTGCCATTTGTAATTTCAGTACATTGATGTGTTCATGACATTAATGTGTACAATTTAGATTGATTCTGGTAAAACCAACTTTACTAAGATGAAAAAGCAAACAATGCATACCACAAAGAAGATTGGTCTTTTTGGGTACATGATTCATTACACTTCACACTTAGGTGGATAATTTATGTtttacagtggatcctcacttatCTGAACTTTGAATaccaaaagtgactgctctattagagtattttgtcatcagtgtgcatgagtaaatgactgttctattagagtaattgaacaaagCTCTCTATTGCAAATCAATAGGCTTCATTATCCAAACAATTTCACtgatctgaacacttttggctaATTATAGGAACAAAGGTGTTTGTATAACTGAGGATTGACTGTACTGCATAGGGAATTATTTGTTGTTGTAACAGGTAGTGTAGTGGAGTGGCCAGTTGTGATGAAATCTAAACCACTTGATAGTGATATACCTGCTCTTTTGAGCAAAAAGCAGCAGTCAGAACAGGGAGGTGAAGCAGAAATAGCTGAGATACAAGCATTGGCAACTGCCTCAAATGTCAGGTTAGTAAGATACATTACTCATTTCACATTGTGTAAGTATGTACACAGATTAAGATAACATTTAACTAGTCACAGCTTGCCAGTAACTAGCTAAAGATGTACCTACCAGTTTTTTCCCCAAAATTTCACCCTTCATCTATAGTAGATCACTATGCAAAAAAAGATCATAAGTTTTgtgttaaaaatattttcatgtgATTTACACTAAACTAAACACATTTTATGCCTAGATAGCCAATACTAGGGATGAGCCTGTTTTGCTTTTTTCCCTACctatttttcaatttttttctagctcaatattttgctcgaAATTTCTCTACTTTGCTGAGCATcggtaaaaattaattgcagtatctcaagcttacagcatgtgtgactgctctattagaatattttgagagtatcttgatctttttcatacaaaatgtgctaacttgccattccttggtgctAATATTTTCAATTTTCTGACTATTTTTCCAatattttgctctttgcttttaccaacatatttttCCAAATTTTTGCAGGCAAAATCGGCGCATCCCTAGCCAACACAAGCACCAAATTTTACATCAATCAATGTATCATGACAACGCATGTCAATGAaagtacaataattaattaataataaatgttTAGCTACATAGCCAGAAAAACAATAAACAACTAGTAATAGAGTCATTGAAGAATATAGCtgtgatctgactgctctattagagtatatcacaaTCATTTACAGCCGCACACTGGTGGCTACAGTGCTATGTTCTTGATGTTTGATGTCTTTTGGTTGAAAACTGTAAGCCACACACTTAGCCCAACTTGTTGCTTATAGTGACCCAGTATTGCCTGTAGTTACCTACTGTTACCTGCAGTTACTCACCGTTAGTTGTTAATGTGTAACTCTAGCAAATTCTGGAGAAATATACAGCTGACAGTTTTAATTAGAAATCTTACAAAAGTAATAAGTAACTTTAAAAtgtattactagttactttactaTAAAGTGATAGTGCATTACTTTGGCTGGAGTGCATTACTTTGGCTGGTATTAATGAGTAAAGAGTAATGTTTTACTCAAAAGTGTGTATATTGCATTTCAACACTATAGGTTAAGCCATGCAAGGGAATTGGCCATTGTTCAAATGGAGGAGTTGCAACAATTTCTACCACAAATCTACTACAGCATATCCTCCATCAGTGAGGTGAGCTATTAAAGCCATAATATAAAACAATACATTTACTTTGTAAATGTAATGCATAGGAAATGTTCGCATTCATAATGGAATATCTTTCAAATGAACACTTTTCTCATCTTAACACTGCTGATGATATCTCAGGATGGACTACTGCTGATATTAAGGTATAAACACTTGCTAAACAACACTGTATACTTCAGTAGTTATTCTAGAATATATACCCAAATAAAGTAGTCAAAATATACCAGTCAGGAAAGTTGTAACTGTACATGTTTCTTAATatatgactggatctgggaaaactggtcttttgagtgtggtctgcttttgctggcagCTTTTCCCAAGCAAGTGCACAGTGGTGATCTGTATGTCTGGTCTGGGGCCTTAACATTAATGGAGttctggggatggctgtatgcagctgtacagctctgtggtgttgaatataGACCTGTGTTGTAAGTGtcttttcattttagccagttttgagacttgacttggcctaattcatccctatgccttcctctttaatatttttaaacagcctcttcCCTCCTCTGGGCCCTACCACTCACCCTTGTGAAGTGTGTGAAAATTTAGTACACATAACTTTGACcatacaacacaataattacttaaaaccggcatttcttgatacttttaataGACAATTCTCAGACTAGGTCACATATAACAGTCACGTTTACCTGGTATAAAGTAcaaagacacatggtagtgtgttgtgcaaccAAGAAAGCTGTCACACCACAACTATCTAGTGTACTTTTGACAAAGAAAGAACATGAAACATGATTTTCTCCTACACTGTGACAAACATACAATTTGTGCTCCCTTCTCCAAATTGGATATTGCTACAGTTAGGTTGCCAACCAACCAGTTTCTTCAAATTATTATACTCTGTGTGTTCATACCTATGTGTGTTTGTCTGTCCACATCCATGTATGCTAAGAAATTGGCACTAAAACATCCTGTATGTATTTATTGTTTGCAGCAATCAAATACTGTCAGTATAGTGTCACATATGTAGTGTATATGCATCTCTACCCAAACTGCTAAGTTGCTAAAAACAGTCCGTTACTTCAAAAACCAGCATTCAAAAAATCAAAGGTGATGTACCAGAAATAGTTATAATGATAGAATTTTATGAATTGCTTGGACCACATATTTTATGAATTCTGCTTATATCAAGCAAACAGTTTTTCAGTCCTAATGCTAGAAATGCATTTCTGCATAGCTAACTCATGGGGGAATGTACTGCCCTAGCTCCAAGGGTAGTTTTAGAAAATTCGCTGACTGTTTTACTCCACCATGAAGGATTATTGCCATGCATGACTGTCCCTTGGGTTAGCAGTCTTGATTCATCTCATAACTGTGGAGGGTCACCCATTAACTATTTATAGTACTGAAAAGTAGCATGCATGGCTGCCTATTTTACTACCCTGCTGCtcatgatcagctacacacaaacaaCATTTAGTATGAGTAACATCATTGGCTACTGATTATGGGAAGTAGGCTAGCTGTAGTTAACTATCACATGTTACACGTATCATATGCATGTTGAGTAGCAACTACATATTAAAATACTGTACTTCTCTTCCTTGCTGTATAGGCAGACTCTAAAgctataccgtatagctggaaatttttaggctacaatttttttacaaattttgCAAATAATGACTGACAGCTTCGTGAATATATAATTGTGAAATATTTTAGGTCACATATGCATGGCTATTACCTCAAAGAAATGTTTTCTAGACTTTCATGAATTAAAAATGCAAAAATTGTATTTCACACAGTTTCACCCCTTAAAAAATTTTGgctatactgttacagtatacGGTAACAATTGTAACTTCTCTCTGTCATATAGTAACTCTATCACTGACCAGTTGTCTTTCATAGCTTTAATACCTAATGATAACTCTATAACTAGCTAACTTCCATCTCAGTTTAAACAGGGAATGGTTCTGGCATCACTAATATTCAACCAGAGCAGGCAAACTCCAGAAACAGCAGCaccaccatttttgcattacatCTGATAAGAAATTGCCTCTTGATAATGTAACTGAAGGCACTTAATGCTAAAGGGCAATGATTTTATAAATGATTTTGGATCACAGTGGTTCTTTTATTAGAATAGTTGATATATCCTATTGTctgttgactgttctaatatGTTTTCAGAAACTACAGCAGTAAAAACCGATAGAACTGTGCCCACTTAGTGCTCATCCATCTTTCTGTAAATGCTATGCATCATACTACTATAAGGATTGTATCAAGACCTTACACCAATAGCATATTCAGTAGCAGACTCTACTACATTTCTTATgtatagtatgatagtactgtgtaatagGGTTTATGGAAGTTTAAGCTTTCTTGCTTATATCAACCAAAATCCAGCCTCGACTTTCATTCATGACAGTGCGACATCATTAGCTAGGCCCATGCATAAATGTcccaaactcttccaacaaGCTTGTATGAAATGTTTTTtgtttaattaaattttcagttacctgactaactaac
This portion of the Dysidea avara chromosome 12, odDysAvar1.4, whole genome shotgun sequence genome encodes:
- the LOC136239867 gene encoding uncharacterized protein, which translates into the protein MGNQLCNSTKSNRSRVPPTKAWKKIAGKYVPSLQELSLLQNIDSGKTNFTKMKKQTMHTTKKIGLFGELFVVVTGSVVEWPVVMKSKPLDSDIPALLSKKQQSEQGGEAEIAEIQALATASNVRLSHARELAIVQMEELQQFLPQIYYSISSISEEMFAFIMEYLSNEHFSHLNTADDISGWTTADIKVVLRDMAKIHSLFMDKVEWLSQQSWMDHSHSHDVAIRFCPLWKGTLAKAASKFPEFWTSKVVEMTTEAIDSMDELWKIFDSFPKTLVQNDCNPRNICIRKAATDQSASSDEDTRQMCIYDWELARIDVPQHDLAEFLAFVLPPDETYKLGGD